In the Penaeus vannamei isolate JL-2024 unplaced genomic scaffold, ASM4276789v1 unanchor4959, whole genome shotgun sequence genome, one interval contains:
- the LOC113822870 gene encoding adenylate cyclase type 6, translating into MEDEADGKLIQKEDAKVEIAEGEKGEEAELCTRLKMARKSLTRCHGVEETFEGEFDSCLSSEAKLEYENESFQRPASPESARNSAEVSLVRTGKESPAGGASPSAEDAAPTLSSPATPHTERGSSSRRSSSSGNCEEGARDGYDDISASMSVIRMEKFALEKRRVSRILPKCLHRTFVDPDVEQLFQAYHERQRRADLHILLAAGGIFTAYSVTLCLADAQDPSLPAPLALACIGALHVLLLLLCRLHVFPERSWILLPYLAWALFLTGVAVFVILGPLTPVPRNALLWLILLHFLVFVGLPLRLPACLALTAATAAAHLTTSALLTPAPHRYTTQ; encoded by the coding sequence ATGGAGGACGAGGCGGACGGCAAGCTGATTCAGAAGGAGGATGCCAAGGTAGAGATCGCGGAGGGCGAGAAGGGCGAGGAGGCCGAGCTGTGCACGCGCCTCAAGATGGCCCGGAAGAGCTTGACCAGATGCCATGGCGTCGAGGAGACCTTCGAGGGCGAGTTCGACTCCTGCCTCAGCAGCGAGGCCAAGCTCGAGTACGAGAACGAGAGCTTCCAGCGCCCCGCATCCCCCGAGAGCGCCAGGAACTCGGCCGAGGTCTCCCTTGTCCGTACTGGCAAGGAGTCGCCCGCCGGGGGCGCGTCACCCTCCGCCGAGGACGCAGCGCCCACGCTATCGTCACCGGCGACGCCGCACACTGAGCGCGGCAGTAGCAGCcggcgcagcagcagcagcggcaactGCGAGGAGGGCGCCCGCGACGGCTACGACGACATCTCGGCGTCCATGAGCGTGATCCGCATGGAGAAGTTCGCGCTGGAGAAGCGCCGCGTGTCGCGCATCCTTCCAAAATGTCTTCACCGCACTTTCGTCGACCCGGACGTGGAGCAGCTGTTCCAGGCGTACCACGAGCGGCAGCGGCGCGCCGACCTGCACATACTACTGGCGGCGGGCGGCATCTTCACGGCCTACAGCGTGACGCTGTGCCTGGCGGACGCCCAGGACCCCTCGCTACCTGCGCCCCTCGCGCTCGCTTGCATCGGCGCCCTCCAcgtgctcctgctgctgctgtgcCGCCTCCACGTCTTCCCAGAGCGATCGTGGATCCTCCTGCCGTACCTTGCGTGGGCGCTGTTTCTCACGGGCGTGGCCGTGTTCGTCATCCTCGGCCCGCTGACGCCCGTGCCGCGCAACGCGCTTCTCTGGCTCATCCTCCTGCACTTCCTCGTGTTCGTGGGGCTGCCGCTGCGCCTGCCCGCGTGCCTCGCGctcaccgccgccaccgccgccgcccaccTCACCACGTCGGCCCTCCTCACGCCCGCGCCGCACCGCTACACCACTCAG